From one Erythrobacter sp. HKB08 genomic stretch:
- a CDS encoding bifunctional precorrin-2 dehydrogenase/sirohydrochlorin ferrochelatase — protein MIRSLPLLHRIAGQRVVVVSEGAMGEAKQRLVERAGGIPCGEAEAHYASLAFIAVEDPRKAEAIARRLKAKGLLVNVADRPELCDFTTPSILDRDPVLIAIGTSGASAGLAKQLRLRIEQILPQSLGKLASRLEAARDAMRVRFPDGGERRQAIDAALAEGGMLDVLDESSARRFDQWLAGDQSRRATGTHEFTLASDDPEDLTLRQARLLGMADTVFHAPDIPAAVLDRSRADAVRRVLEAGHSPAVDEDELTVILRRDG, from the coding sequence GGGGCGATGGGCGAGGCCAAACAGCGGCTGGTCGAACGCGCGGGCGGCATTCCCTGCGGCGAGGCGGAGGCGCATTACGCATCGCTCGCATTCATCGCGGTGGAAGACCCGCGCAAGGCCGAGGCGATCGCGCGGCGACTGAAAGCGAAGGGTCTGCTGGTCAACGTCGCCGACCGCCCGGAACTGTGCGATTTCACCACGCCGAGCATTCTCGACCGCGATCCGGTGCTGATCGCCATCGGCACCTCGGGCGCATCGGCCGGTCTTGCCAAGCAGCTTCGCCTGCGGATCGAACAGATCCTGCCGCAATCGCTCGGCAAGCTGGCGAGCAGGCTCGAGGCGGCGCGCGATGCGATGCGCGTTCGCTTTCCCGATGGCGGAGAGCGCAGGCAGGCGATCGATGCCGCACTGGCCGAAGGCGGCATGCTCGACGTTCTGGACGAGAGTTCTGCCCGACGGTTCGATCAATGGCTGGCAGGCGATCAGTCCCGCCGCGCCACCGGAACGCATGAATTCACGCTTGCGAGCGACGATCCGGAAGACCTGACACTGCGGCAGGCGCGCCTGCTCGGCATGGCGGACACGGTATTCCACGCACCCGATATTCCGGCGGCAGTCCTCGACCGGTCACGCGCCGATGCGGTACGGCGCGTCCTTGAAGCAGGTCACAGCCCCGCCGTCGACGAGGACGAATTGACAGTGATCCTGCGGCGCGACGGTTGA
- a CDS encoding winged helix DNA-binding protein: MEQESQMQADFTYEPAEAANDPAGVPLTVSVFADRAHLRDQIAEDARAAGLRIGQVGDIAQVLDGEARPLGDIVLLDCPIAEGERLAAFARLDMRVARSGAKLVVSTSVDALDAVFGCFDQSRAQILVDPSRGERVIALGGLLTEVPGMRLRELAETDRMTLMRLTEQVGQIAERLERLDQRGMAQDGGAFRFESPTSGYRSGADDGSARLRTQKPPLPDPRLVRTMIRQRRLRDEFFDAELFADPAWDILLDLTAARTEHVRVSVSSLCIAAAVPPTTALRWITQMVESGLLERLQDDTDKRRVFIGLSDKSANAMASYFAALGKKRAAA, from the coding sequence TTGGAGCAGGAGTCGCAGATGCAGGCCGATTTTACCTACGAACCCGCCGAGGCGGCGAACGACCCGGCAGGCGTGCCGCTGACCGTTTCGGTGTTCGCGGACCGTGCCCATCTGCGCGACCAGATTGCGGAAGATGCACGAGCCGCAGGTTTGCGCATCGGGCAGGTGGGCGACATCGCGCAGGTGCTCGACGGCGAAGCGCGGCCACTGGGCGACATCGTGCTGCTCGACTGCCCGATTGCCGAGGGGGAGCGTCTGGCTGCATTCGCGCGGCTCGACATGCGCGTGGCACGTTCCGGTGCGAAGCTGGTGGTGTCGACCAGCGTCGATGCGCTCGACGCGGTGTTCGGTTGCTTCGACCAGTCGCGCGCGCAGATACTCGTCGATCCGTCTCGCGGAGAGCGGGTGATTGCGCTCGGCGGACTGCTGACGGAAGTGCCGGGCATGCGCCTGCGCGAACTGGCGGAAACCGACCGCATGACGCTTATGCGCCTGACCGAGCAGGTCGGGCAGATTGCCGAACGGCTGGAAAGGCTCGACCAGCGCGGCATGGCGCAGGATGGCGGCGCATTCCGCTTCGAATCGCCGACTTCGGGATATCGCTCCGGCGCCGACGACGGCTCGGCGCGCCTGCGCACGCAGAAGCCACCGCTGCCCGATCCGCGCCTCGTGCGCACGATGATCCGCCAGCGCCGCTTGCGCGACGAGTTCTTCGATGCCGAACTGTTTGCCGATCCGGCGTGGGACATCCTGCTCGACCTTACCGCTGCGCGAACGGAGCATGTGCGCGTCTCGGTCAGCTCGCTGTGCATCGCCGCAGCCGTCCCGCCGACGACTGCGCTGCGCTGGATAACCCAGATGGTCGAAAGTGGCCTGCTCGAACGTCTGCAGGACGATACCGACAAGCGCCGCGTGTTTATCGGCCTGTCCGACAAATCGGCAAATGCGATGGCGAGCTATTTCGCTGCGCTCGGGAAGAAGCGGGCTGCGGCCTGA